A portion of the Sandaracinobacteroides saxicola genome contains these proteins:
- the radA gene encoding DNA repair protein RadA, with protein sequence MARAQTRYVCSQCGSVASKWAGQCGDCGAWNSFQAEAAPANTPFAAKHSLKSGGAVIALAPLDAGVVLPQRVSTQIAEFDRALGGGLVPGSAVLIGGDPGIGKSTLLLQAAGRMARAGVGVAYVSGEEAADQVRLRARRLGLADAPVLLAAATSVRDILTTLAQQKALGLLVIDSIQTMHSDQLEGAPGTVSQVRASALELIRFAKDSGTALVLVGHVTKDGQIAGPRVLEHMVDATLYFEGERGHQYRILRPVKNRFGGTDEIGVFAMEGDGLAEVPNPSSLFLTARDTPVSGAVVFPSLEGTRPVLVELQALVVKINTGATPRRAVVGWDGGRLAMILAVLEARCGLSFGNCEVYLNVAGGLRVADPAADLAVAAALVSALLDRPIAAETVAFGEVALSGEIRPAAHANLRLKEAAKLGFSHALAPPETKGVGGLRTEPCRTLGVLVDRLARD encoded by the coding sequence ATGGCCCGTGCGCAAACCCGCTATGTCTGTTCGCAATGCGGGTCGGTGGCGTCGAAATGGGCCGGGCAATGCGGCGATTGCGGCGCGTGGAACAGTTTCCAGGCGGAGGCGGCGCCGGCGAACACGCCGTTCGCGGCGAAGCACAGCCTGAAGAGCGGCGGCGCGGTGATCGCGCTGGCGCCGCTGGACGCAGGCGTGGTGCTGCCGCAGCGGGTCTCCACACAGATTGCCGAGTTCGATCGGGCGCTGGGCGGCGGGCTGGTGCCGGGGAGCGCGGTATTGATCGGCGGCGATCCGGGCATCGGCAAATCGACCCTGCTGTTACAGGCGGCGGGGCGGATGGCGCGGGCCGGAGTGGGGGTGGCCTATGTAAGTGGTGAGGAGGCGGCGGACCAGGTGCGGCTGCGGGCGCGGCGGCTGGGGCTGGCGGACGCGCCGGTGCTGCTGGCGGCGGCGACCAGCGTGCGCGACATTTTGACGACGCTGGCGCAACAGAAGGCGCTGGGGCTGCTGGTGATCGACAGCATCCAGACGATGCATTCGGACCAGCTGGAGGGGGCGCCGGGGACGGTGAGCCAGGTGCGGGCGAGTGCGCTGGAGCTGATCCGTTTCGCCAAGGACAGCGGCACCGCGCTGGTGCTGGTGGGTCATGTGACCAAGGATGGCCAGATCGCCGGCCCGCGCGTGCTGGAGCATATGGTGGACGCGACGCTCTATTTCGAAGGCGAGCGCGGGCATCAGTATCGCATCCTGCGGCCGGTGAAGAACCGGTTCGGTGGCACCGACGAGATCGGCGTGTTCGCGATGGAGGGCGACGGGCTGGCGGAGGTGCCGAACCCGTCCAGCCTGTTCCTGACCGCGCGCGATACGCCGGTGAGTGGCGCGGTGGTGTTCCCCAGCCTGGAGGGGACGCGGCCGGTACTGGTGGAGTTGCAGGCGCTGGTGGTGAAGATCAATACCGGGGCGACGCCGCGCCGCGCGGTGGTGGGCTGGGACGGCGGGCGGCTGGCGATGATCCTGGCGGTGCTGGAGGCGCGCTGCGGGCTGAGTTTCGGCAATTGCGAGGTGTATCTGAACGTGGCGGGCGGCCTGCGGGTGGCGGACCCGGCGGCGGACCTCGCCGTGGCGGCGGCGCTGGTGAGCGCCTTGCTGGACCGGCCGATCGCGGCGGAGACGGTGGCGTTCGGGGAAGTGGCGCTGTCCGGCGAAATCCGGCCGGCGGCGCATGCCAATCTGCGGCTGAAGGAGGCGGCCAAGCTGGGGTTCAGCCATGCCCTGGCGCCGCCCGAGACCAAGGGCGTCGGCGGGTTGCGGACGGAACCGTGCCGGACGCTGGGCGTGCTGGTGGATCGGCTGGCGCGGGATTGA
- a CDS encoding ABC transporter six-transmembrane domain-containing protein: MLSALARAHARPLSFAYALRAAAEAAGQLYPLATGVAINGVLTGHVAAVGWLVACHAAMMVLEVSAKMLDTRVFTRVYGQLATDVVRRGHDAGADPNVIVAHASLSREYVTFFEEQVPAMLYAAISIVIAVVVLVGYDRWIGAACLLLVLPLAAINLWLSRRSKRLNRGLNDRLEREVELVRGGGMVRVARHFRALAGWRVKLSDAEAKGFGLMELTVILLVAVALWRVGQGEAVLAGDVYAVFAYVWRYVHALDQVPLLVQQLAKISDLNRRMAPVAAPDGSVYRTMR; the protein is encoded by the coding sequence ATGTTGTCCGCCCTTGCGCGCGCGCATGCGCGCCCTTTGTCTTTTGCCTATGCCCTGCGTGCGGCCGCGGAGGCGGCCGGGCAGCTCTATCCGCTGGCGACCGGCGTTGCCATCAATGGGGTGCTGACCGGGCATGTCGCCGCGGTGGGCTGGCTGGTGGCGTGCCATGCCGCGATGATGGTGCTGGAGGTGTCGGCGAAGATGCTGGACACGCGGGTGTTCACGCGCGTCTATGGCCAGCTGGCGACCGATGTGGTGCGGCGCGGGCATGATGCCGGCGCCGACCCGAATGTGATCGTCGCCCATGCCTCCTTGAGCCGCGAATATGTGACCTTCTTCGAGGAGCAGGTGCCGGCGATGCTCTATGCGGCGATCAGCATCGTGATCGCCGTTGTGGTGCTGGTGGGCTATGACCGCTGGATCGGTGCCGCCTGCCTGCTGCTGGTGCTGCCGCTGGCGGCGATCAACCTGTGGTTGTCGCGCCGGTCGAAGCGGCTGAACCGCGGGTTGAACGACCGGCTGGAGCGCGAGGTGGAGCTGGTGCGCGGTGGCGGCATGGTGCGGGTGGCACGGCATTTCCGGGCGCTGGCGGGCTGGCGGGTGAAGCTGTCGGACGCGGAGGCGAAAGGGTTCGGGTTGATGGAGCTGACGGTGATCCTGCTGGTGGCGGTGGCGCTGTGGCGGGTGGGGCAGGGCGAGGCCGTGCTGGCGGGCGACGTCTATGCCGTGTTCGCCTATGTCTGGCGTTATGTGCACGCGCTGGACCAGGTGCCGCTGCTGGTGCAGCAGTTGGCGAAGATCAGCGACCTGAACCGGCGGATGGCACCGGTTGCCGCCCCGGATGGCAGCGTCTATCGGACCATGCGATGA